The following proteins are co-located in the Acidobacteriota bacterium genome:
- a CDS encoding transporter substrate-binding domain-containing protein, which produces MKGNRSPFLIFLILLHAAVPAFVAQGGAEPLSCSDRSISASAVRTPEDVRAFVQCAYEFVQEVGFEQARRAFHEDEHWRSGPIYVVVDEVTPISHQATTFVYPPDPSREGTPWGLLIDGFGNDWFKEQHRIVSDFGEGWMYYSFTNPETGRDEPKFAYFKSLVWEGTPAAIGAGVYPRDIPAACRRDEVNARSLEADPSPEKLQEFVRCAALDLESQGYFGTVALSTDPRWRSNSIYVFGLDNYGNTLFTGHPYSQGNGLSESELDADLNAALQGRDVVSVADTFGESFLYYWAHSPATGLPQRKRAFVKRVVIHSLPVLVGAGFYMDCPPAGCGTGSGTPEGATAAACEASREMLAESPAMRVNYGFYTDFNPISYSVALAVHQPMGYEPDLVAALETFSKGKLSFDTLGIGNPFSGIWLKAAQERYDMVGGGITALPERTRDANWRQVIRFGVAHISFRQSLLVRSESAINRHADLTSEHSVGVLRGTTGEKRLLELTGIIDAEGVLRGGTQVQLAGGDVLIAGEPDSGAVLRIAAGTGSVAIATRVRLAPAGDNHPEVLYFNSDSEQLSALLEGVVDAVARGELGNRVTARDTPALRVTAIDTEGSEWGAFSYPYTPAGNALRRAMNSAITCLTANGTIGFSQWLESGGTIFSERAKEWR; this is translated from the coding sequence ATGAAAGGAAATCGCTCTCCATTTCTGATTTTCCTGATCTTGCTCCATGCCGCCGTTCCGGCTTTCGTTGCCCAGGGGGGCGCTGAACCGTTGTCTTGTTCGGATCGCTCCATATCCGCAAGCGCTGTACGCACACCGGAGGACGTTCGGGCGTTCGTTCAATGCGCCTACGAGTTCGTTCAGGAAGTGGGGTTTGAGCAAGCCCGCAGGGCCTTTCATGAGGACGAGCATTGGAGAAGCGGCCCGATCTATGTCGTCGTCGACGAAGTGACCCCCATAAGCCATCAGGCTACAACCTTCGTCTACCCCCCCGATCCATCGAGGGAAGGGACTCCGTGGGGGCTCCTGATCGATGGCTTCGGCAATGACTGGTTCAAGGAACAGCATCGTATCGTGAGCGACTTCGGCGAGGGCTGGATGTATTACTCCTTCACCAACCCGGAGACGGGCCGGGATGAACCGAAGTTTGCCTACTTCAAGAGCCTCGTCTGGGAGGGGACCCCGGCTGCGATCGGTGCCGGTGTCTACCCCCGCGACATCCCGGCCGCGTGCCGGAGGGATGAAGTCAACGCCAGGAGTCTTGAGGCCGATCCTTCTCCTGAGAAACTTCAGGAGTTTGTCCGTTGTGCCGCGCTCGATCTGGAATCGCAGGGGTACTTTGGCACTGTCGCCCTGTCAACCGATCCGCGCTGGAGGAGCAACTCGATTTACGTATTCGGTTTGGACAACTATGGCAATACATTGTTCACCGGCCACCCCTACAGCCAGGGGAACGGCCTCAGCGAATCCGAGTTGGATGCCGATTTAAACGCAGCCCTTCAGGGCCGGGACGTGGTTAGCGTTGCGGACACGTTCGGGGAAAGCTTTCTCTACTACTGGGCGCACAGTCCGGCCACCGGATTGCCGCAGCGCAAGAGGGCTTTCGTCAAGAGGGTCGTGATCCACAGTCTGCCGGTGCTGGTTGGCGCCGGATTCTACATGGATTGCCCGCCTGCCGGATGCGGCACTGGCTCAGGGACCCCAGAGGGCGCGACCGCGGCGGCCTGCGAAGCGAGCCGGGAAATGCTGGCTGAATCACCGGCCATGCGCGTCAATTACGGTTTCTATACCGATTTCAATCCGATAAGTTACTCGGTCGCGTTGGCGGTCCACCAACCGATGGGCTATGAGCCGGACCTGGTCGCTGCCCTCGAGACGTTTTCTAAGGGAAAGCTGAGCTTCGACACGTTGGGGATCGGCAATCCCTTCTCCGGGATCTGGCTCAAAGCAGCGCAAGAACGTTACGACATGGTGGGTGGCGGCATCACCGCGTTGCCTGAACGCACGCGGGATGCAAACTGGCGCCAAGTGATTCGCTTCGGCGTGGCCCATATCAGCTTCCGCCAATCGCTGTTGGTGCGCTCCGAGAGTGCCATCAACCGGCATGCCGATCTGACGTCAGAACATAGCGTGGGCGTGCTGCGGGGCACTACGGGCGAGAAACGGCTATTGGAGCTGACCGGCATCATCGATGCCGAGGGCGTCCTCCGCGGCGGGACGCAAGTGCAGCTGGCCGGCGGCGATGTCTTGATCGCCGGAGAGCCCGACAGCGGGGCGGTTCTGCGCATAGCCGCCGGCACAGGTTCTGTCGCCATTGCTACCCGTGTCCGCCTGGCACCGGCCGGGGATAACCACCCCGAAGTGCTCTATTTCAACAGCGACAGCGAGCAGCTCAGTGCGTTGCTGGAGGGTGTCGTGGATGCCGTCGCACGGGGGGAGCTGGGCAACCGGGTAACTGCACGCGACACACCGGCCCTGCGCGTGACCGCCATCGACACGGAGGGCAGCGAATGGGGGGCCTTCAGCTATCCCTACACGCCCGCCGGCAATGCACTGCGGAGGGCCATGAATTCAGCCATCACTTGCCTGACCGCGAACGGGACCATTGGGTTTTCACAATGGCTCGAAAGCGGGGGCACGATCTTCTCCGAGCGCGCCAAGGAATGGCGCTGA